A section of the Pseudomonas prosekii genome encodes:
- a CDS encoding tRNA (cytidine(34)-2'-O)-methyltransferase, whose product MFHVILFQPEIPPNTGNVIRLCANSGCHLHLIEPLGFEMDDKRLRRAGLDYHEYATLQRHADLASCLESLGHPRLFAFTTKGSRPFHDVSFAEGDAFLFGPESRGLPAEVLDALPGDQRLRLPMREGCRSLNLSNTVAVAVYEGWRQLGFK is encoded by the coding sequence ATGTTTCACGTCATCCTCTTCCAACCAGAAATTCCGCCGAATACCGGCAACGTTATCAGGCTGTGCGCCAACAGTGGCTGCCACCTGCATTTGATCGAGCCGCTGGGCTTCGAGATGGACGACAAGCGCCTGCGCCGGGCCGGCCTCGATTACCACGAGTACGCCACCCTGCAGCGCCATGCCGACCTCGCCAGTTGCCTGGAAAGCCTCGGTCATCCACGGCTGTTCGCGTTCACCACCAAGGGCTCGCGGCCGTTTCATGATGTCAGTTTCGCCGAGGGCGACGCGTTCCTGTTCGGCCCGGAGAGCCGTGGCCTGCCAGCAGAAGTGCTCGACGCCCTGCCCGGCGACCAGCGCCTGCGCCTGCCGATGCGCGAAGGCTGCCGCAGCCTGAACCTGTCTAACACCGTGGCCGTCGCGGTCTACGAAGGCTGGCGCCAACTCGGTTTCAAGTAA